In Rhizobium gallicum bv. gallicum R602sp, the following proteins share a genomic window:
- a CDS encoding epoxide hydrolase family protein — protein MTRTEIASIRVHFAGRLIAVAVGSLMLVPAGYVLPAIAADAISATSAKSTSSDESIRPFHINVPQSQLDDLRKRISETRWPDRETVDDSSQGIQLAQVQELVRYWGTDYNWRKAEAQLNSLPEFITTIDGVEIQFIHVRSRHPNALPVVLTHGWPGSTFEFIKSIGPLTDPTGYGGRAEDAFDVVIPSIPGYGFSGKPTDLGWGPDRTARAWDTLMKRLGYEHYVSQGGDHGSVVSDALARQAPKGLRAIHLNMPATVPGELIRAINSGDPAPSDLKTSEREAFQSLSTFFGRNAAYGAMMVTRPQTIGYSLSDSPAGLAAWMYEKFAQWSDSDGVPERVLSKDEMLDDITLYWLTNTGASSSRFYWENNNNNFSAEAQRTKEIKIPVAISVFPKEIYKAPESWSKQAYPTLYYYNQVAKGGHFAAWEQPRLFAEELRAAFKSVR, from the coding sequence ATGACTAGAACTGAAATCGCCTCTATTCGAGTCCATTTCGCTGGCCGCCTGATTGCAGTTGCGGTTGGCTCCCTCATGCTCGTTCCTGCGGGATACGTCCTCCCGGCAATCGCCGCCGATGCCATTTCGGCCACGTCGGCAAAGAGTACCAGCTCGGATGAGAGTATCCGTCCGTTCCATATTAACGTCCCACAATCTCAACTCGATGATTTACGCAAGCGCATTTCCGAGACACGCTGGCCCGACAGGGAAACCGTCGATGATTCCTCGCAAGGTATTCAACTGGCGCAAGTTCAGGAACTGGTTCGCTATTGGGGCACTGATTACAACTGGCGTAAAGCCGAGGCGCAGCTCAATTCATTGCCGGAATTCATCACAACGATCGATGGGGTCGAGATCCAGTTCATCCATGTTCGCTCCCGTCACCCCAACGCCCTCCCCGTGGTTCTCACTCACGGCTGGCCCGGTTCAACATTCGAGTTCATTAAGTCCATCGGCCCTCTTACCGATCCCACAGGTTACGGCGGCCGCGCCGAGGATGCATTTGATGTTGTCATCCCTTCCATCCCCGGCTACGGCTTTTCTGGGAAGCCGACGGATTTGGGCTGGGGTCCTGATCGCACTGCACGGGCTTGGGACACCCTCATGAAGAGGCTCGGATATGAGCATTACGTTTCCCAGGGTGGGGATCATGGCTCGGTAGTATCCGATGCGCTGGCTCGCCAGGCACCAAAGGGTTTGCGTGCGATACATCTCAATATGCCCGCAACGGTTCCAGGCGAACTGATTAGAGCGATCAATAGCGGCGACCCCGCCCCGTCTGACCTGAAGACATCAGAACGCGAAGCCTTCCAGTCGCTTAGCACATTTTTTGGACGCAATGCCGCGTACGGTGCGATGATGGTGACCCGCCCGCAGACCATTGGCTACTCGCTGTCAGACTCGCCCGCGGGTCTTGCCGCATGGATGTACGAAAAATTTGCCCAGTGGAGCGACAGTGATGGCGTCCCTGAGCGTGTCCTGTCCAAGGACGAGATGCTCGATGACATCACTTTGTACTGGCTGACGAACACCGGAGCGTCATCCTCTCGTTTCTATTGGGAAAACAACAACAACAACTTCAGCGCCGAGGCGCAAAGGACCAAAGAAATCAAAATACCGGTTGCCATTTCCGTATTTCCTAAGGAAATCTACAAGGCACCTGAGAGCTGGAGCAAGCAAGCGTATCCGACTTTGTACTACTATAATCAGGTAGCGAAAGGTGGACATTTTGCTGCGTGGGAACAGCCCCGGCTCTTTGCGGAAGAGTTGCGCGCAGCGTTCAAGTCTGTCCGATAA
- a CDS encoding cupin domain-containing protein → MKPINAFVATLLFLSSGMTPLQAFADEPLLRTDLIKSDIDVPAHEVVQVRVDFLPGVLAARHSHPGEEIAYVIEGALEYKLDGREPVTLSAGQSLFIPTGVAHSAQNVGTGKASELATYIVKKGQTLVVPSK, encoded by the coding sequence ATGAAACCGATCAACGCATTTGTCGCAACCCTCCTGTTTCTCAGCAGCGGAATGACGCCGTTGCAGGCGTTCGCTGATGAACCCCTGCTACGCACGGATCTCATCAAGAGCGATATCGACGTGCCCGCCCACGAAGTTGTGCAGGTCCGTGTCGACTTTCTCCCGGGTGTTCTGGCCGCCAGGCATTCTCACCCCGGTGAAGAGATAGCCTACGTGATCGAAGGGGCGCTTGAGTATAAATTAGACGGACGCGAGCCGGTCACCCTTTCCGCAGGTCAATCACTCTTCATTCCGACCGGCGTTGCTCATTCGGCGCAAAATGTAGGCACTGGCAAAGCCTCGGAGCTTGCCACCTATATCGTCAAGAAAGGCCAGACTCTGGTCGTACCGTCAAAATAA
- a CDS encoding alpha/beta hydrolase: MNRHYISTLALAFATSVIAFAAQAADVKNIVIVHGALADGSGWRKASDILVERGFNVTIVQEPITSLADDIAATNRVLDLQDGPTLLVGHSYGGMVITEAGHSPIVAGLVYVAAFQPDRGESLLSLASSKPAGGMNIRETKDGKYVYLDPAAFANDFAADLPKDDAAFLARSQVYASKEAFSAKVGDPAWKIKQSWSIVASEDRSINPELEREMAKRAGSVVTEIKASHAVFASQAEKVADVIETAARQVGAKSR, encoded by the coding sequence ATGAACCGCCACTACATCTCGACCCTAGCACTCGCCTTCGCCACGAGCGTGATTGCCTTCGCGGCACAGGCCGCCGACGTGAAAAACATCGTTATCGTCCATGGTGCGCTCGCCGATGGTTCGGGCTGGCGCAAGGCATCTGATATCCTCGTCGAGCGAGGCTTCAATGTCACGATTGTTCAGGAGCCGATCACGTCGCTTGCCGACGATATCGCCGCAACCAATCGGGTGCTCGACCTGCAGGACGGCCCAACGCTTCTCGTCGGTCATAGCTATGGCGGCATGGTGATCACCGAAGCTGGCCACAGTCCCATTGTCGCTGGTCTCGTGTATGTCGCAGCCTTCCAGCCGGACCGTGGCGAAAGCCTCCTCAGCCTCGCAAGTTCCAAGCCGGCCGGCGGCATGAATATTCGCGAAACGAAGGATGGCAAATATGTCTATCTCGACCCCGCCGCGTTCGCGAATGACTTCGCCGCGGACCTGCCGAAAGACGACGCAGCGTTTCTGGCGAGATCTCAGGTCTACGCCTCGAAGGAAGCGTTTTCCGCCAAGGTCGGGGATCCCGCTTGGAAGATAAAGCAGAGCTGGTCAATTGTTGCTTCCGAAGACCGCTCAATCAATCCTGAACTGGAACGCGAAATGGCTAAGCGCGCGGGCAGCGTGGTTACCGAGATCAAGGCAAGCCACGCCGTGTTCGCGTCGCAAGCCGAGAAGGTTGCCGACGTCATCGAAACAGCGGCGCGGCAAGTTGGTGCAAAGAGCAGGTAG
- a CDS encoding cytochrome c biogenesis protein DipZ — protein MTLLIIAYLGGALTILSPCILPILPFVFARAGQPFIRSTLPMLIGMSGTFALVATLASVGGSWAIHANEYGRFAAILLFAVFGASLLSPRVASVITQPVVDFGNRLLNASGKPGSVPTAASSLILGVATGLLWAPCAGPILGLLLTGAALQGANLQTTFLLVAYAAGAATSLAIALLVGGKIFAGMKRSLGVSERLRQMLGAAVLAGVAVIALGLDTGLLARLSYTSTAAFEQTVLDQLHKRPAANSSVEAADRGATAAIADRNRPFRSSLPIEGGSPSLNGAVEWLNSPPLTTEQLRGKVVLVDFWTYSCINCIRTVPYVRAWSEKYKDQGLVVIGVHAPEFAFEKKIDNVKKAVEYFKIGYPVAIDNDYKIWRAFENSYWPAHYLIDAKGNIRYHHFGEGNYRQTEQAIQDLLREAGSEMPSTAPVTPDAKGAEASPDLKNVRSGETYLGYKRATSFASPENLRADAANAYSIDKPGLNEWGLSGTWTVGAEQAVLNQPDGSIVYRFSARDLHLVLGPSAAGKPVRFQVTIDGKAPGPNHGADTDADGQGTVMSTRLYQLVRQSGDVNERTFEIRFLDPGVEAYAFTFG, from the coding sequence ATGACACTTCTCATCATTGCCTATCTCGGAGGAGCGCTGACCATACTCAGTCCGTGCATCCTTCCCATTCTCCCCTTCGTCTTTGCCCGCGCGGGACAGCCCTTTATCCGAAGCACGCTGCCCATGCTGATCGGCATGAGTGGTACTTTCGCACTTGTCGCGACGCTTGCGTCGGTCGGCGGAAGTTGGGCGATCCATGCCAATGAATACGGGCGTTTCGCCGCAATCCTGTTGTTCGCGGTCTTCGGGGCCAGCCTTCTTTCGCCACGCGTTGCAAGCGTCATCACCCAGCCAGTCGTCGACTTCGGCAACAGGCTTCTGAATGCGTCGGGCAAACCCGGCTCCGTACCGACTGCCGCAAGCTCCTTGATCCTCGGCGTTGCGACCGGTCTGCTCTGGGCACCCTGCGCCGGGCCGATCCTCGGCCTCCTGCTGACGGGTGCGGCACTGCAAGGCGCCAATCTCCAGACGACTTTCCTCCTCGTCGCCTATGCCGCTGGTGCCGCGACATCGCTTGCCATTGCCCTTCTTGTCGGGGGCAAGATCTTTGCCGGCATGAAGCGGTCGCTCGGCGTAAGCGAGCGTCTTCGCCAGATGCTGGGTGCCGCGGTCCTGGCCGGCGTTGCCGTCATTGCGCTCGGTCTCGATACGGGCCTCCTGGCACGGCTTTCCTATACCAGCACAGCCGCCTTCGAACAGACCGTGCTTGACCAACTGCACAAGAGGCCCGCGGCGAACTCGTCCGTAGAAGCTGCCGATCGTGGCGCGACGGCTGCCATCGCTGACAGGAACCGACCATTTCGCAGCAGCCTGCCTATCGAAGGTGGTTCGCCGTCTTTAAATGGCGCCGTCGAATGGCTGAACTCGCCGCCGCTGACGACTGAACAGCTGCGCGGCAAGGTCGTCCTCGTCGATTTCTGGACCTACTCGTGCATCAACTGCATTCGCACCGTGCCTTACGTCCGTGCCTGGTCGGAAAAATATAAGGATCAGGGCCTGGTCGTGATCGGCGTGCACGCCCCCGAATTCGCTTTCGAGAAAAAGATCGACAACGTCAAAAAGGCGGTCGAGTATTTTAAGATCGGCTATCCGGTTGCGATCGACAATGACTACAAGATCTGGCGCGCCTTCGAGAACAGCTACTGGCCAGCGCATTATCTGATCGATGCAAAGGGCAATATCCGCTACCACCACTTCGGCGAAGGCAACTACCGCCAGACCGAGCAGGCGATCCAGGACCTTCTGCGCGAAGCCGGCAGCGAGATGCCCTCGACTGCGCCAGTGACCCCGGACGCCAAAGGAGCCGAGGCCAGCCCGGACCTCAAGAACGTCCGTTCGGGCGAAACCTATCTCGGATACAAACGCGCCACCAGCTTCGCCTCTCCGGAGAACCTCCGTGCCGACGCCGCCAACGCGTATTCTATCGACAAACCGGGCCTGAATGAATGGGGCCTCTCCGGAACCTGGACGGTTGGCGCTGAGCAGGCCGTCCTGAACCAGCCGGATGGTAGCATCGTCTACCGATTCAGCGCCCGCGACCTGCATCTGGTTCTCGGACCCAGTGCTGCCGGCAAGCCGGTCCGCTTCCAGGTGACGATCGACGGCAAGGCTCCCGGACCAAACCATGGCGCAGATACCGACGCCGACGGCCAGGGCACGGTGATGTCCACCAGGCTCTACCAACTCGTCCGCCAGTCCGGCGACGTGAACGAACGGACGTTCGAAATCCGTTTCCTCGATCCAGGCGTCGAAGCCTACGCCTTCACCTTCGGCTGA
- a CDS encoding alpha/beta fold hydrolase, producing MSPEFNHQRRRFFGVAAMAVAAAEFGMTAIANAQSPAVSLGAVKGGGHTSFGALKQIKAGVLDIGYAEAGPVDGPVVLLVHGWPYDIYSYVDVAPILADAGYRVIIPYLRGYGTTRFLADETPRNGQQAALAADMIALMDALGVEKAILGGYDWGARTVNIMAALWPERCKAMVSVSGYLIGSQEVNKKPLPPKAELSWWYQFYFATERGRLGYAANTHEFAKLVWQTASPTWAFDDETFNRSAGAFDNPDHVEITVHNYRWRLGLVEGEAKYDAYEKLLAMGPMITIPTITMEGDANAAPHPEPSSYAKRFSGKYEHRNVTGGIGHNLPQEAPQAFAQAILDVAKF from the coding sequence ATGTCCCCTGAATTCAACCACCAGCGCCGCCGCTTCTTCGGTGTCGCCGCCATGGCCGTGGCCGCCGCCGAATTCGGCATGACCGCGATCGCAAACGCCCAGTCGCCCGCGGTATCCTTAGGAGCGGTCAAGGGGGGAGGCCATACTTCGTTCGGAGCGCTGAAGCAGATCAAGGCAGGTGTGCTCGATATCGGATACGCAGAAGCCGGTCCGGTAGATGGTCCAGTCGTCCTGCTCGTTCACGGCTGGCCATACGACATCTACAGCTATGTCGATGTCGCACCGATCCTGGCCGATGCAGGCTACCGCGTTATCATTCCCTATCTGCGCGGTTATGGCACGACGCGCTTCCTTGCGGACGAGACGCCGCGTAATGGCCAGCAGGCGGCGCTGGCGGCTGACATGATCGCCTTGATGGATGCACTCGGCGTCGAAAAGGCGATCCTCGGCGGATATGACTGGGGTGCGCGCACCGTCAACATCATGGCGGCTCTCTGGCCGGAACGCTGCAAGGCAATGGTTTCCGTCAGTGGCTATCTCATCGGCAGCCAGGAAGTCAACAAGAAGCCGTTGCCGCCGAAGGCGGAGCTGTCCTGGTGGTACCAATTCTACTTCGCAACCGAACGCGGCCGGCTCGGCTATGCCGCCAACACGCACGAGTTTGCAAAGCTGGTCTGGCAGACGGCCTCGCCCACCTGGGCCTTCGACGACGAGACCTTCAACCGTTCGGCAGGCGCGTTCGACAATCCGGACCATGTGGAAATTACCGTCCATAACTATCGCTGGCGGCTCGGTCTCGTCGAAGGCGAGGCGAAATACGATGCCTACGAGAAGCTGCTGGCGATGGGGCCGATGATCACGATCCCGACGATCACCATGGAAGGCGATGCCAACGCCGCGCCGCATCCGGAACCATCCTCCTATGCGAAGAGGTTCTCCGGAAAATACGAGCATCGAAATGTAACGGGCGGTATCGGGCATAATCTGCCACAGGAAGCGCCGCAGGCGTTCGCCCAAGCCATCCTTGATGTCGCGAAATTCTGA
- a CDS encoding response regulator yields MEHVDHILIVDDDREIRELVSSYLKKNGLRTTVAADGRQMRSFLETSTVDLIVLDVMMPGDDGLVLCRELRAGKHKATPVVMLTARDDEMDRIIGLEMGADDYLPKPFAARELLARIKAVLRRTRMLPPNLQISEAGQLLTFGEWRLDTVGRHLLDRDGTEIALSGAEYRLLRVFIDHPQRVLNRDQILNLTQGRDAELFDRSIDLLVSRLRQRLGDDAREPTYIKTVRAEGYVFSVPVEISVPRT; encoded by the coding sequence ATGGAGCATGTCGACCACATCCTGATTGTCGATGATGATCGTGAAATTCGCGAACTGGTATCGAGTTACCTGAAAAAGAACGGCCTACGGACCACGGTTGCCGCCGACGGCCGGCAGATGCGCAGTTTCCTCGAAACCAGCACGGTCGATCTGATCGTGCTGGATGTGATGATGCCGGGTGACGACGGGCTGGTCCTTTGCCGGGAACTTCGCGCCGGCAAGCACAAGGCGACGCCGGTTGTCATGTTGACGGCGCGCGACGACGAGATGGACCGGATCATCGGGCTCGAAATGGGAGCCGACGACTATCTCCCGAAGCCTTTCGCGGCGCGTGAGCTTCTTGCCCGCATCAAGGCGGTGCTGCGGCGCACGCGAATGTTGCCGCCCAACCTTCAGATCAGCGAGGCAGGACAGCTGCTGACTTTTGGCGAGTGGCGGCTCGACACCGTTGGCCGGCACCTTCTTGACAGAGACGGCACGGAGATCGCGCTAAGTGGTGCCGAATACCGATTGTTGCGGGTCTTCATCGATCATCCCCAACGCGTGCTCAACCGAGATCAGATCTTGAACCTGACGCAGGGCCGCGATGCCGAGCTCTTCGACCGATCGATCGACCTTCTGGTCAGCCGTCTGCGCCAGCGGCTCGGTGACGACGCACGCGAGCCGACCTACATCAAGACGGTGCGGGCTGAAGGCTACGTGTTCTCCGTACCGGTCGAGATTTCGGTGCCTAGGACATGA
- a CDS encoding sensor histidine kinase — MSEGGKSRFGWWPSTLRSRLFLILFAGLAIAYSLSFSILFAERYMSAKAVMLGTLESDLATSIAVIDRLPANERAEWLDRLSRGNYRLVLGPGLPGVPDMSGRGAEIAKRIEEAAGNRFPLRVEAIPGDGKRLQGHLTLSDGAPLTIDVTPRGVMPLAEWLPYVFAAQMVLLILCTWFAVRQAVRPLSDLAAAADALDPNKKGSPLSESGPSEVANAARAFNAMRDRIAHYLEERVQILAAISHDLQTPITRMRLRADLADDTPEKDKLVSDLREIERLVQDGIAFARSSHGNGEKTSRIDLSSFIDSIAYDYQDTGKAVTVAGIVQGTAVTKPYSLRRILTNFIDNALKFAGAAEISVERKGDGNTIITVTDRGPGIPDDKLEAAMQPFYRLETSRNRDTGGTGLGLAIAQQLAVSVGGTVRIYNRLGGGLAAEISLP; from the coding sequence ATGAGTGAGGGCGGCAAGTCCCGTTTCGGCTGGTGGCCAAGCACGCTACGCTCGCGCCTCTTCCTGATCCTATTTGCCGGACTGGCGATCGCCTATAGCCTCTCGTTCAGCATCCTTTTTGCCGAGCGCTACATGTCGGCCAAGGCCGTCATGCTTGGCACGCTGGAAAGCGATCTAGCGACGTCGATAGCCGTGATCGACCGACTGCCCGCCAACGAGCGGGCCGAATGGCTGGACCGCCTGAGCCGTGGCAACTATCGCCTTGTTCTTGGGCCGGGTCTTCCCGGTGTGCCGGACATGTCGGGACGCGGAGCGGAGATTGCAAAACGGATAGAGGAGGCGGCAGGCAACAGGTTTCCGCTCCGCGTCGAAGCCATTCCAGGTGACGGCAAGCGGCTGCAGGGACATCTGACTCTTTCAGACGGTGCACCGCTCACCATTGACGTGACGCCGCGCGGCGTCATGCCGTTGGCCGAATGGCTGCCATATGTCTTTGCCGCCCAGATGGTGCTGCTGATCCTCTGCACCTGGTTTGCGGTGCGCCAGGCGGTTCGCCCGCTTAGCGATCTCGCGGCCGCCGCCGATGCACTCGATCCCAACAAGAAGGGGTCCCCATTGAGCGAGAGCGGGCCGAGCGAAGTCGCCAACGCGGCGCGCGCCTTCAACGCCATGCGCGACCGTATCGCCCATTACCTGGAAGAACGCGTGCAGATTCTCGCGGCGATCTCGCATGACCTGCAGACGCCGATCACGCGCATGCGCCTGCGCGCCGATTTGGCGGACGATACCCCGGAAAAGGACAAGCTGGTCAGCGACCTGCGGGAGATCGAGCGGTTGGTTCAGGACGGAATTGCCTTTGCGCGCAGTTCTCACGGCAACGGCGAAAAGACATCTCGCATTGATCTGTCTTCCTTTATCGACAGCATCGCCTACGATTACCAGGATACTGGAAAGGCGGTCACCGTTGCAGGCATCGTTCAGGGCACGGCCGTGACGAAGCCCTATTCGTTGAGACGTATCCTGACCAACTTCATCGACAACGCCCTCAAATTTGCGGGTGCTGCCGAGATCAGCGTCGAACGGAAGGGCGATGGAAATACCATCATTACGGTCACCGATCGTGGGCCAGGTATTCCGGACGACAAGCTGGAGGCCGCCATGCAACCGTTCTACCGGCTTGAGACTTCGCGCAACCGCGACACCGGGGGTACAGGGCTTGGACTGGCCATCGCTCAGCAGCTTGCCGTCTCGGTTGGCGGCACAGTAAGGATCTACAACCGCCTCGGCGGAGGCCTCGCCGCAGAGATATCGCTGCCCTGA
- a CDS encoding ABC transporter ATP-binding protein, translating into MAEVNISGAKKAYGAVNVLHNVDIEIRDGEFVVLVGPSGCGKSTLLRMVAGLESITGGAISIGGKVVNNLPPKDRDIAMVFQSYALYPHKTVAENMVFALRLQKQPADVIKQRLQAAAETLDLVPYLDRYPRQLSGGQRQRVAMGRAIVRSPQVFLFDEPLSNLDAKLRVQMRKEIKELHQRLKTTTIYVTHDQVEAMTMADKIVVMQGGKVEQIGTPLELYDRPNNTFVATFIGSPSMNLLKGRYKADGAIFVTENGDEIPLGFTPEASDGQSVLLGVRPEHLSLAQSGLTATVNVTEPTGHETMVFLRYGPGELVAVFSERHDFEPGQVVTIAPRTGKLHLFDAGSGKTLRPN; encoded by the coding sequence ATGGCTGAGGTCAATATTTCAGGGGCGAAGAAAGCCTACGGCGCCGTAAATGTCCTGCACAATGTAGATATAGAAATCCGCGACGGCGAGTTTGTAGTGCTCGTCGGCCCGTCCGGTTGCGGGAAGTCGACTTTGTTGCGGATGGTGGCAGGGCTCGAGAGCATCACGGGCGGCGCCATCTCAATCGGCGGAAAGGTCGTCAACAATCTGCCGCCCAAGGACCGCGATATTGCGATGGTCTTCCAGAGCTATGCGCTCTATCCGCACAAAACCGTTGCCGAAAACATGGTCTTTGCGCTGCGCCTACAGAAGCAACCAGCGGACGTCATCAAACAGCGCCTGCAGGCGGCGGCCGAAACGCTCGATCTCGTGCCCTACTTGGACCGTTATCCGCGCCAGCTTTCGGGTGGCCAGCGGCAGCGTGTGGCGATGGGTCGAGCCATCGTCAGGTCGCCGCAAGTATTCCTGTTCGACGAGCCTTTGTCGAACCTGGATGCCAAGCTGCGCGTGCAGATGCGCAAGGAGATCAAGGAACTGCACCAGCGGCTGAAAACCACGACCATCTATGTCACTCATGACCAGGTCGAAGCGATGACCATGGCCGACAAGATCGTGGTGATGCAGGGCGGCAAGGTCGAACAGATCGGCACGCCTCTGGAACTTTACGACCGTCCCAACAACACGTTCGTGGCAACCTTCATCGGCTCGCCGTCGATGAATCTCCTCAAAGGCCGGTACAAGGCCGATGGTGCAATCTTCGTCACGGAGAACGGCGACGAGATCCCGCTCGGTTTCACCCCGGAAGCGTCCGACGGGCAGTCTGTCCTCCTGGGCGTGCGGCCTGAACATCTGTCGCTGGCCCAAAGCGGCCTCACGGCGACGGTCAACGTCACCGAACCCACCGGCCATGAAACGATGGTGTTCCTGCGTTACGGGCCGGGCGAGCTTGTCGCGGTCTTTTCGGAACGCCACGATTTTGAGCCAGGGCAGGTCGTGACGATAGCCCCTCGTACCGGAAAGCTCCATCTATTCGATGCGGGATCGGGCAAGACGTTGCGGCCGAATTGA
- a CDS encoding extracellular solute-binding protein, with translation MKVEIYDALMRRQASRRDVLRGTASAAALLGLSGAMGGIAGTAFAADDLRAQILQIPGVGKGSPTDADWQKVGELCLGPTKANVKQGEFAGVELTFMGLNNQNLHNFLFRGFLKPWEAYTGAKINWIDLAQADYNARLQQSIATGTVDFDILEMGAPFEGDTAGRGLLDEMPDWVGKQIEADDLVSYLKPPVGTWDGKTYRVTIDGDCHTFAYRKDYFGEGSISGMAEPPKTWQEVNEASKALIGKTDPLTGQPAYGYLDPLKGWGGFGFYFIENRATAYAKYPGDPAWLFDPENMKPLVNNPAWVQAIQDVLDLIAAKAYPADQINADPGTTAFSQFLAGTGAMLMWWGDVGSGARTSDTSVVGDVVGFGINRGSNRVFNRKTGQWEDKYNEAPNMAYLGWGIYVTKQVSSDEKKRKAAWSAAAHLGGKDLSLWTSAYPSGFQPYRQSNFNYDEWEKAGYDRAYIEDYLGSNADSYNHPNAAIEPRIPGIFQYYSVAEDELAKGFAGQYKSAQETADAIAGAWEKITDQIGRDSQLKLYRASLGL, from the coding sequence ATGAAGGTCGAAATATACGATGCATTAATGCGCCGTCAGGCAAGTCGCCGCGACGTTTTGCGCGGAACGGCAAGTGCCGCGGCTCTGCTCGGCCTGTCGGGCGCGATGGGCGGGATTGCCGGCACGGCTTTTGCCGCCGATGATTTGCGCGCCCAGATCCTGCAAATTCCGGGTGTCGGCAAAGGTTCGCCAACGGACGCAGACTGGCAGAAGGTGGGCGAGCTCTGCCTCGGTCCGACCAAGGCGAATGTCAAGCAGGGCGAGTTCGCCGGTGTCGAGCTGACCTTCATGGGGCTCAACAATCAGAATCTCCACAACTTCCTTTTCCGCGGTTTCCTGAAGCCGTGGGAAGCCTATACGGGAGCCAAGATCAACTGGATCGACCTTGCCCAGGCCGACTACAACGCCCGCCTTCAACAGTCGATTGCAACCGGAACGGTCGACTTCGACATCCTTGAAATGGGCGCACCCTTCGAAGGCGACACCGCCGGGCGCGGGCTTCTGGACGAGATGCCCGACTGGGTTGGAAAGCAGATCGAGGCCGACGACTTGGTGAGTTACCTGAAGCCGCCTGTCGGCACCTGGGACGGCAAGACCTATCGCGTGACGATCGACGGCGACTGCCACACCTTCGCCTATCGCAAGGATTACTTCGGCGAAGGATCGATCAGTGGCATGGCCGAGCCGCCGAAGACCTGGCAGGAAGTTAACGAAGCTTCCAAGGCGCTGATCGGCAAGACCGATCCGCTGACCGGCCAGCCAGCCTACGGTTATCTCGACCCGCTCAAGGGTTGGGGCGGTTTCGGCTTCTATTTCATCGAGAACCGCGCGACGGCCTATGCCAAATATCCGGGCGACCCGGCTTGGCTGTTCGATCCTGAAAACATGAAGCCACTTGTCAATAACCCCGCCTGGGTTCAGGCGATCCAGGACGTCTTGGATCTGATCGCGGCCAAGGCCTATCCGGCCGACCAGATCAATGCCGATCCTGGCACCACAGCCTTCTCGCAGTTCCTGGCAGGCACCGGCGCAATGCTCATGTGGTGGGGCGATGTCGGCTCCGGCGCGCGCACCTCGGACACCTCAGTTGTGGGCGACGTGGTCGGCTTCGGCATCAATCGCGGCTCCAACCGCGTCTTCAACCGCAAGACCGGGCAATGGGAAGACAAGTACAACGAAGCGCCGAACATGGCCTATCTCGGCTGGGGCATCTACGTCACCAAGCAGGTCTCAAGCGACGAGAAGAAGCGCAAGGCCGCTTGGTCTGCTGCTGCCCATCTCGGCGGCAAGGATCTGTCCCTGTGGACGTCGGCCTATCCCTCCGGCTTCCAGCCCTACCGTCAGTCCAACTTCAACTATGACGAATGGGAAAAGGCAGGTTACGACCGCGCCTATATCGAGGACTATCTGGGTTCGAACGCCGACAGCTACAACCACCCGAACGCGGCCATCGAACCGCGCATCCCCGGCATCTTCCAATATTACTCTGTCGCCGAGGACGAACTGGCGAAGGGTTTTGCCGGACAGTACAAGTCGGCACAGGAAACCGCGGATGCGATTGCAGGCGCCTGGGAGAAGATCACCGACCAGATCGGCCGCGATAGCCAGCTGAAACTCTATCGGGCGAGCCTCGGGCTCTGA